In a single window of the Arachis hypogaea cultivar Tifrunner chromosome 6, arahy.Tifrunner.gnm2.J5K5, whole genome shotgun sequence genome:
- the LOC112755597 gene encoding uncharacterized protein produces MGKMNKNKKVGGRRGPPSEHNDMQDQEMDIKKIMKEVENFSYSHMTWKERKKIENQKVVSLGGKPPKKQRLPLSVARPILKKQKEREQEMLQERLILGQFGGKHSGSSKKSAGKHKAEDRGLRSSEGHFRNGILDVRHLLNSAPSTSRDHDTGMSSKWTKKGGKGKPGKKGGGKKHR; encoded by the exons ATGGGAAAGATGAACAAGAATAAGAAGGTAGGGGGGAGACGTGGGCCTCCAAGTGAACATAATGATATGCAGGATCAAGAGATGGACATaaagaaaattatgaaagaagTTGAAAATTTTA GCTACTCACATATGACATGGAAAGAACGTAAAAAGATTGAGAATCAAAAGGTCGTCTCTCTTGGTGGGAAG cCCCCCAAGAAACAGAGATTACCTCTAAGTGTGGCACGTCCAATACTGAAGAAACAAAAGGAGAGAGAACAGGAAATGCTTCAAGAG CGATTGATTCTTGGACAATTTGGTGGAAAGCATAGTGGTAGCAGTAAGAAATCGGCGGGTAAGCACAAGGCCGAGGACAGGGGTTTGAGATCAAGTGAAGGTCATTTTAGAAACGGCATACTGGATGTGAGGCATTTATTAAATTCAGCACCATCAACATCAAGAGATCATGACACTGGAATGTCTAGTAAATGGACCAAGAAAGGAGGTAAAGGGAAACCAGGGAAAAAGGGTGGCGGTAAGAAGCATCGTTGA